The proteins below come from a single Eucalyptus grandis isolate ANBG69807.140 chromosome 3, ASM1654582v1, whole genome shotgun sequence genomic window:
- the LOC104436548 gene encoding profilin-1: protein MSWQTYVDEHLMCEIEGNHLTSAAIIGCDGSVWAQSSAFPQFKPEEIAAIIKDFDEPGTLAPTGLFLGGMKYMVIQGEPGAVIRGKKGPGGVTVKKTSQALIIGIYDEPMNAGQCNVIVERLGDYLLDQGL, encoded by the exons atgtcgTGGCAAACGTACGTGGACGAGCACTTGATGTGCGAAATCGAGGGCAACCACCTCACCTCCGCCGCCATCATCGGCTGCGACGGCAGCGTCTGGGCCCAGAGCTCCGCCTTCCCTCAG TTCAAGCCTGAGGAAATTGCTGCCATCATCAAAGATTTTGATGAACCAGGAACGCTTGCTCCGACGGGGCTTTTCCTGGGGGGCATGAAATATATGGTGATCCAAGGTGAGCCTGGAGCTGTTATTCGGGGGAAAAAG GGCCCTGGTGGTGTCACTGTCAAGAAGACCAGTCAGGCCTTGATAATTGGCATATACGATGAGCCTATGAATGCAGGCCAGTGCAACGTGATTGTAGAAAGGCTTGGTGATTATCTACTTGATCAGGGTCTCTAG